The following DNA comes from Bacteroidia bacterium.
GGCTCATTGTATTTCTGAATGGGGACATGATTTTCGTCCTGAGTATCGAAGAATACGACCAATAATAAATGAAATTGGTGAAGCTCCAGTTATAGCTCTTACTGCAACAGCAACACCAAAAGTTCAACATGATATTTTAAAAACTTTGATGATACAGGATGCAAATGTTTTTATATTTTCATTTAACAGAGCAAATCTGTATTATGAGATTCGTCCTAAAATTGGAGCAACAAAGGAGATTATCAAGTTTATAAAAAACAATGAAGGCAAATCAGGAATTATTTATTGTTTAAGTAGAAAAAAAGTAGAAGAATTATCAGAGCAATTAGTTGCAAATGGAATAAAAGCATTACCATATCATGCAGGATTAGATTCTAACACCAGAGTAAATAACCAGGATGCATTTTTGATGGAAATGTGTGATGTTATAGTTGCTACTATTGCATTCGGAATGGGTATTGACAAACCTGATGTGCGATTTGTTATTCATTATGACATGCCAAAAAGCCTTGAAGGTTATTATCAGGAAACAGGACGTTCCGGTCGTGATGGAGGAGAGGGACAATGTATAGCTTTTTATAGTTATGACGATATTCAGAAGCTCGAGAAATTTATGCAGGGAAAACCTGTATCTGAACAAGAAATTGGTAAACAATTACTTTTCGAGACTGTTTCTTATGCCGAGTCGTCTATTTGTAGACGTAGATTGCTATTGCATTATTTTGGTGAAGAATATAAGAAAGATAATTGTGAGAACTGTGATAACTGCTTAAATCCTAAAGTTCAGTTCGACGGAAGTGAGTTTATTGTTACGGCATTGCAATGTATTATTGAAGTGCAGGAGAAATTCAAGGCGGAGCATATTTCTGATATACTTTGTGGAAATGCAACTTCTTCAATAAAAACTTATAATCATCATCATCTTGATTCTTTTGGAACAGGTAGTGATGAAAATAAAAAATTCTGGTTGGCAGTATTAAGACAAGCTTTGATAAAGAAATTTATCATTAAAGATATTGAAAATTATGGTTTGTTAAAGGTGAGCCCAGAGGGTAGAAAATATATTGAATCACCATATGAAATAATGCTGATGCGTGACCATGAATATGAAGAAGGTGATGATGACGATATGCCTAAAGGTCAAGTGGGCGATAATGCTTCAGATCCAACACTTTTTGCAATGTTAAAAGACTTAAGAAAACAAATTGCAAAAAAACAAAATCTTCCACCTTTTGTTATTTTTCAGGATCCTTCTTTAGAGGAAATGGCTATCCAGTATCCTATTAATATGGAGGAGATGAAAAATATTGTTGGAGTTGGAGCAGGAAAAGCACAAAGATATGGACAACCTTTTATTGATCTTATTCTGACTTATGTTAATGAGAATGAGATTGAGCGTCCACAGGATATGGTTGTAAAATCTGTAATTAATAAAAGCAGTTTAAAAGTATTTATTATTCAAAGCATAGACAGGAAAATTCCATTAGATGATATTTGTAATGCAAAAGGAATTGAATTTGAAAATTTACTGGATGAGCTTGAAGCTATAGTATATTCTGGAACAAAAGTTAATTTATCTTATACTATTTCTCAATCTATTGATGAAGAAAAACAAGCAGATTTATATGAGTATTTCCAGAATGCTGAAACAGATACTCTGGAAGCTGCAATAAAAGAGCTTGGCGAAGATGACTATTCAATGGAAGAAATAAGATTGATGAGATTGAAATTTATTTCAGAAATGGGAAATTAAGTTAAATAAAAATTGTTTGTAGTAAATAAATATGGCAAACGAAATTCTTAAAATTGAAAATCTTTCAAAGCGCTACGGTAATATTGAAGCGTTAAAAGAACTATCTCTTTCTATAAATGCCGGACAGGTTTTTGGAATTCTGGGTCCGAATGGAAGCGGAAAAACTACAACACTATCCATTGTTATGGGCATTATTCATTCCGATAATGGAAATTATTCATGGTTTGAAAATATTTATAATAACGATTACAAAAAGAGAATTGGTTCTTTAATTGAAACTCCAAATTTCTATCCTTACCTCACTGCTCAGCAGAATTTATCAATTACTGCAAAAATTAAAGGTGTACCTGAATCTGATATATCAAGGGTTTTAACATTGACAGGCTTATACGAAAGAAGAGATTATCGTTTTGATTCTTTTTCTTTGGGAATGAAGCAAAGGCTTGCATTATCTGGAGTACTGCTTGGTGATCCAGAAGTTCTTGTATTAGATGAACCTGCAAATGGCTTAGATCCTCAGGGAATTGCAGATATTAGAGAAATAATAAAAGGTCAGGCAGCATTGGGAAAGACTATAATTATTGCAAGTCATATATTAGATGAAGTAGAAAAAGTTTGTACACATGCAGCAATTCTAAAAAAGGGAAAATTACTAAAAAGTGGAAAAGTACATGAATTGTTATCTAATAATGAGCAAGTGTATCTTTCTTCTGACAGAAATCCTGAATTATTTGAATTTTTAGTACGTGCTGGTATTTGTAAAAATGTTACAACAATAGAAAAAGGTATTTTAATTGACGTTCAGCAACCATTTGATTCGGCTTATATTAATAAGCTTGCTTTTGAAAATGGTTTTATGCTGCATGCCATTGAAACCCGAACTCAAAGTCTTGAAGAACAATTTTTAGAATTAGTAAACAAATGAAAAGATTACTTCAAATTGAATTTATTAAGCTATTTACCTATACAGGATTTTGGTTGCCAGCAATATTCTGGGCAGTATTATTTGTTTTGTGTTTATTTTTAGGTACTCAAATTAATATTAATTTGCCGGGTTTAGATAGCGGAACATTTTTCAGATTTCCTGCTTTATGGAATACTACTACATGGTTGGCAAGCTGGTTTAATCTTATACTTGCTATAATATCTATGATATTTGTATGCAATGAATTTTCGTTCAAAACATTTCGTCAACATGTTATTGATGGTTTATCGAGAACAGAATTATTTCTTGGGAAAGTATATTTAATGTTAGTTTTTGCATTTGCCGGATTTGTTCTAGTTGTTGCATCTACACTAATTCTAGGAATATTCTATAATACTTCAGAATCATGGTCAGCTGTTTTTGATACAATATATCTGCCTTTTGTGTATTTTGTTCAGGCATTTGCATATATGTCATTCGCAATGATGATAGCACTTTTAATAAAAAATATAGGGTTGTCTATTCTTACCTTTTTTGGTTATTTTATTTTTCTTGAGCCAATTGTTAGAAATTTCTTTCCTGAAAATATTCTGATGTTTTTCCCTATGAAAGTTATTTCAAATTTAACACCGGCACCAGATATTTTTCAGATTTCAACAAATGCACAATTTACAACTACTATTAATGGTCAGATTGTGAATGATGCTCCTGCTATTCCTTTTGAAATGCCATTATGGGGTAATAGTTTAGTTGCAATAGGATATATTGCATTATTTTTAACAATATCCTGGTATATTTTAAAAAATAAAAAATTGTAGAATTAGAGAGACCTAACAGTTTTAAAAACCTGTTGAGTCTTATATGTAGAAATATGGAATCAATAAAAATGGTTGACCTTAAGGGTCAGTATAACAAAATAAAAGTAGAAATTGATAATGCAATTGCAAGTGTAATTGATGATACTTCATTTATAAAAGGAGAAAAAGTTCATCTTTTTGAGAAAGAACTTGCAGAATATACTGGAGCAAAACATGTAATTACTTGTGGTAATGGTACAGATGCGCTTCAAATAGCTATGATGGCTCTTGATTTTAAACCAGGTGATGAGGTTATTACTGCTGATTTTACTTTTATTGCAACTGCCGAGGTTATTGCATTAATGGGACTTACTCCTGTTTTGGTTGATGTAGATTCTGAAACGTTTTTAATTACTCCTGAAAATATTGAGAAAGCAATTACACCAAAAACAAAAGCAATTGTTCCTGTACACTTATTTGGACAGTGTGCGAATATGGAAGCAATAATGCACGTTGCTAAGAAATATAATCTGTACGTTATTGAAGATTTAGCTCAGGCAAATGGTAGTAACTATAAATTTAAGAACGGTGAAACAAAAAAGGCCGGAACTATTGGTCATATTGGTTGTACTTCATTTTTTCCTTCAAAAAATTTAGGTTGTTTTGGTGATGGTGGTGCATTGATGACAAATGACGACGATCTTGCCAAGAAAATTCGTTCTATAACAAATCACGGAATGACAGTTAGATATTATCATGATAATATAGGAATAAATTCGAGATTAGATACCATACAAGCTGCAATACTTAGAGTAAAACTAAAATACCTTGACGAATATAATAAAGCAAGAATTTTTGTTGCAAATTATTACGACAAAGCATTTCAAAATATTTCTTGGATAAAAATTCCAAAAAGAACCGCTTGGTCTGACCATATTTTTCATCAATATACGCTTATAGTTGAAGAAAATAAACGTGATTCATTACAAAAGCATTTACAGGAAAAGAATATTCCTTGTATGATATATTATCCGGTACCGATTCATCGTCAGAAAGCTTATAGTCAGTATGAGTTTAAAGATGAGAATTTTCCGGTTACAGAGATGCTTTCAGGTAGAGTGTTATCTTTGCCAATGCATACCGAAATGACAAATGAACAATTGGAATATATTACTGAGAGTGTGGTTAGTTTTAAATTCTGATACCTAAAACTGTAACATCATCAATTTGTTTGTGGTTACCTTTCCAGTTAATAAAGGTTTGATGCAAAATTTCAGATTGTTCACTCATTGGTTTCTGGTGAATTTTTAAAAGCAAATCTTTAAATTGATTTGATTTATATTTTTTGTAATCAATGCCACCAAACTGATCTTTAAAGCCATCACTTGATAAATACAAACAATCTCCCTTATTTAATTGAACGATGTTATTTTTAAAAGGAGCCATTTTTATGTAAATTGAAACAGGCATTCTGTCACCTTTTAGTTCATAAAGTTCAAAGTCTGAAAGTTGAAAGTCAGATTCTAATCTTTCACCTTTCGACTTTTGACTTTTTACTATATATAAAGGGTTATTTGCGCCGGCATATTGCATTTCGTATGTTTCAGTGTTAATAACACAAAGGCACATATCCATACCATCCTTTTGTTCACCACTTACTCCTTTTTGTTTTAGTGCATCAATAATTGAACCTCTTAATTGATCAAGAACCTGTGAAGCCTGTGTTATTTCTTTTTTTCTGACAATTTCATTTAAGAATGATATTCCAAGCATACTCATGAATGCACCTGGTACTCCGTGTCCGGTACAATCAGCAACCGTAACAATTAACCATTTATCTATTCTTGTAGCCCAATAAAAATCACCTGAAACAATATCTTTAGGTTTAAAAAGAATAAAATGTTCACCTAGTAATTCATTAGCAAATTTACCGGTTGGCAATAAAGCATTCTGAATACGTTTTGCATAAGTAATACTATCAGTAATTTCTTGCTTCTGTTCATATAGAAGATTGTTTTGTTCTGATAATACATCACGTTGAGCCTCTATTTCATCTCTTTGTGCTGATATTTCTTCGTTTTGCGAGTTTAGTTCACAATTTTTTTCATCAACAATAAACTTTTGTTGCTCAATTATTGCTTTTTGTTTCTTTGTTATACGAAGGGATCTGAATATATAGAATGCAAACAAAATAACTAGTAACAAAACACAACATACAAGAATTAGAATAAGTTGTTGTCGGTTTTTATATGCATTAGCTACCGCATCTTTCTTGTCTTGTTCAGCTTTTATGGCAGCTTGTTTTTTGTCAAAATCGAAATTCATTTCTTTACGTGTAATCTCCTGATTCTTATCTGCATTAAATAAAGAATCTTTTGCTACCATAGCCTTTTTATAATACTTTAGTGCATTGTCGGTTTTTCCCCATGCTTCATATAGATTACTGAGTTCAATGTTAAATTCTTTTATTGCAAGCAAATAATTTATACTGTCTGCTCCAATAAGAGCCTTATTTAAATAAACTTCTGCATCAGCATATTTTTTTGTTAATGTATATAATGTGCCAATATTGCCTTGTAGAACAGATAGATTACTTCTGTCATTTATTTCTTCAGCGATTTTTAATGCATTTAAATAATATTTTAAGGCTTTTGGAAAATCTTTTTGTTCCTTATATAACTCTCCGATATTAATATAATTTGTTTCGATACAGCTTTTATCGCCAATTTCTTCAGCGATTTTAAGTGCTTTTATATAATATTCAAGAGCTTTTTCGTTTTCTTGTTTTATATCATATATAATTCCGATGTTACCAAGAATTGATGAGATTTTTATTTTATTATTTATTTCTTCAGCAATTTTAAGCGCTTTAAAGTAATATTCAAGAGCTTTTTCATAATTCCCCTGATATTTATAAATAATACCAATATTTCCAAGATTTGTTGATATTAATCTTTTGTTCTCAATCTCTTCTGCAATTTTCAATGAGTTTAAATAGTAATCAATAGCATTAGGATAATCGCCTTGCTTATTATATATATTTCCAATATTACTTAGTGTTTTAGATTTACGTGCCTGTATTACTTTTTTCTGATCAGAAGTATTTATTAGTATATCATATATAAGTAATGCTTTTTTATTAAAAAATATTGAGAGTTCATAATTGCCGTTATCATCATAAAATGAAGCAATCTGATAACAAGATTTTCCAAGAATCATTTGTGCTGATAATCTGATTTTAATATCCTGTGTTTCTTTTAATATTTTAGAAGCTTGTTTAATTGCTTTATTGCTGATGTTTATAGCAGAATCAGTGTTAGCAAAACTGTATTCTAATGCAAGATCATTCAGGTGATTAAGTAAATTTGTGTCAGCCTTATCTGTTTTAATCAAAGTCTTTAATGAATCAATTACCTTGTTTTCCTGAGCGTATGAATTGTTGCTACTAACAAAGAAATTAATAGTGAATGTGAGCAGGAGAAAGGCATGTAAGATTAAATCCTTCATTAATGTTTTTGTTTTCTTTTACAAATATAAAAATTTAGTCTAATTATTATTGAAAACTATTATTAATTTTAAAATTAAATAGAATTTTATTTTTTCAAATGTCAAAATTGTTTTTTGCGTTTCTTTTGTTTTTATTATCAGTTGTATGCATTAGTTGTAGCGATATAGAGCAGCAAAGAAAAGGGAAGTGTGTTACTCAGATCTCAAAATTAAATACAAAAAAAATAAATACTTTTTTAAGTTCTAGAAATCAGGCTAAACAATTCGATGAATTTTTTAATGATTTGTTTCAACAACAAATATTTTCAGGAGTTGTATTAGTTAGTAAGAAAGGTACAGTAATTTATAAGAAAGCATATGGTTTAGCAAACAGAAAATTGCATACTGAGCTGACAGATGATTATGTATTTCAGATAGGTTCAGCTTCCAAGCAATTTACATCAGTTGCAATTCTCATTCTTATACAGCAAGGAAAAATAAGCTTAGATGATAGTATTCAAAAGTTTTTTCCTTTATTTCCATATAAAAATATATTCATCAGAACATTGTTAACACATCGTTCAGGATTGCCTAACTATATGTATTTTTGCGATAACCTTGTGTCTGATAAGTTTAAGCTTTTAACTAATAAGGATGTTGTTAACATTATGTGCAATAATTTTCCCGAGAAATATTATAAATCCGATAAAGGTTATCATTACTGTAATACTAATTATGCTTTGTTAGCAGCAATAGTAGAAGAGGTTTCAGGTTTGTCATTTGAGCAATTTGTACACAATAATATTTTTAATAAAATTGGAATGAATCATTCATTTTTTTATTCAGAAATAGAAAATTATAATAATTTGAATATTGCAACAGGATATTTGTCGCCAAAATATGAAGCAGGGTTCTTTTATCTGAACGGTGTTACTGGTGATAAGGGTATATTCACCACTGTTGATGATTTATATAAATGGGATTTAGCTTTGTATTCAGATAGCTTAGTAAATAAGGAAATTTTACAACAGGCATTTCAGCCTCAGACAAAAACCAGAAGAAGTAATATTTATTATGGCTTTGGCTGGAAAATGTATTTTCTTGAGGATAGTACTCAGGTATTATTTCATTCCGGTTGGTGGCAAGGTTTCCAAAGTGTTATTATGAGATTGCCTAAAGACTCTTCATCAGTAATAATTATTAAAAATAAAAAAACAGCTCATCCGGTTGACCAAAGAAAAATGATTGATATTTTGTATCCTGGCAATAAGTTATTTGGGCTAAGACCTGTTGAAATTAAAGAATCTACAGAAACAATAGATAATTAAATTTGTCAGGTCGAAAGACTTGACTAAACTAATCTACCTTGCCAGGTGTTTCTTTCAATTAATCTTTTCCTTATTTTATCTACAATTTCAAAGTTTTTTAATCCTCCCCATTTTGGCGCTATAACTTTTTCTAAAGGAGACTCGCTTGTAAAGCGTTCAATAATAATTTCAGGTGATAAATGTTCCAGAAAGTCTATTGTTAAATCTACATACTCATCAACTGAGTATATTTTAATTAAGTTTTTATTGTGTAAAAAAAGCTCTTCGAGCTTAGTTCCTTTTATTACTTGTAACTGGTGTAGCTTTAAAATATTTATTGGTAATAATGAAAGTTGCTTTGCGTGTTCAATTATTTGCAAATTGTTTTCTTCTGGTAATCCAATAATTAAATGCACGCATACTCTTAGTCCAATAGATGATGCTTTTGTAATTGCCTTTACAGAATCTTCGAAACTGTGGCATCTGTTAAGTAAGCTTAATGTTTTATCAGATGTTGATTCAACTCCAAACTCTATTGTTACGAAATATTTTTTTGATAATTCGCCGAGTAATTCCAATGCGCCATTATCAACACAGTCAGGGCGTGTAGATACAGCAATACCTACTACTTTTTCATGGGAGAGAGCTTCCAGATAAAGTTCCTTTAAATTATTTAAGTCAGAATAAGTGTTAGTGTAATTTTGAAAATAAGCTATATATTGTTGTGAAGGATATTTTTTATTAAAGAATTCGATTCCTTCGTTTAATTGCTGAGTTATACTTTTAGCATTTGAAGAATAGTTAGGACTAAATGTTATATTATCGCAATAAATACAACCACCATTACCTTTTGATCCGTCACGGTTTGGGCATGTGAAACCTGCATCTACAGAAATTTTCTGAACACGTTCATTAAATTTATTTTTAATCCAGTTAGAATAATTATTATATTTTTCTGATTCCATGTAAAATAAAAAAAGGCTGTTTTAGCAGCCTTTTTTGTTAGAGTTATTTAGCAACTTTCTCGAGCCATTTTAACATGAATAACATAGTAAACATTGAAATTGAACATGCTATTACAAATACTGACCATGTCATCCAGATTGGAATACTATCATAAAGCACTGCACCAACAAATAATAAAGAGTTACCAATTGCTGTAGCACCTAGCCAACCACCTTGCATAATTCCTTGATACTGCGGTGGAGCAACTTTTGAAACAAATGAAATTCCAAGTGGGCTAATAAATAATTCTGCAACTGTTAAAATAAAATAAGTAAATATTAATAAGAAAGGTGTTACTTTCAGGCTTTCAGCAAGCGGGACGCCTCCTTCTTCAGGATTAATAGCAGAATGTAAAGGAAGATTACTGTAATATGAGCCAATAGCCATAACAAAGAAACCTAAAGCAGCTATAAGCATACCAATTGCAATTTTCTTAGGTGTAGAAGGTTCTTTACCGTTTCTTCTTAACCAACTAAATAATGCAAGTACTATAGGAGTAAGAAAAACAACAAAGAAAGGATTAATAGATTGGAAAATCTCGGCTCCCTGAAGTGTTAAACTACCTAATGAGATTTTCATGCTACTTAAATCAGTATATTCTTTTGCAAAGAATGTTAATGTTAAGCCGTTTTGATGGAATGATAACCAGAAAAAGATTACAACAGCAAATACTGCAAATAAAGCATATAAACGTTGTTTAACTTCTTTTATGTCCATTTTTATTGCATCTGGGTCAACAACAGTACTTGATGTAACGACTTTCTTTGCATTTGGAAAACTCTTTTTATTAACCATATATATAATTAATGAAATTGCCATTGCAAAAATTGCAACACCAAATGCATAATGGAAACCGGTTGTAAATACATTTAAATATTCGTTTGCAAAAGCTGTCATATCTGTAACAGGAGTAGCACTTACCTTATTTGCCATTTCACTTAAAGAAGTAGCTGCATCAGAATTAATTGTTCCTTCAAGATGAGCATGGCATAATGATGGAAGATCTGCATTATATTTAAAACCATGAGATCCTAACCACCAGTTTCTTGTTCCAATTGCAGCCAAAGGTGCAAAAATTGCTCCTACATTAATAAACATATAAAACAATGAGAAACCTGAATCTCTCATTTTTCCATATTGTGGATTATCATACATTTGACCAACTAAGGCTTGAAGATTTCCTTTAAATAAACCATTACCAAAAGCTATAACAAATAACCCAATACAAGTAAGTGTTAAGAAAAGAGTTTTATTTGGTGTAGGTGTTGGCGAAGGTATGGCGATTAAAAGATAACCTACAGCCATTAAAACAATACCGGTAAGAATTGTCCCTTTGTAATTTCTTGTTTTATCTGCAATTAGTCCACCAACGAATGCTAAAATGTAAATAGAGAAATAGAAAATAGAATAAATAATTCCAGCATTTGTTCCTGACAAACCAAATTTAGCTTGTAAAAATAATACCAAAATTGCCATCATGGTGTAAAAACCAAAACGTTCTCCCATGTTTGCAAGAGCCGCAGCTAATAAACCTTTTGGATGTGATTTAAACATAAACTTTATTTTAAATTAATAGCTATTATTTATTTTTACAAAAATAGAAATCTTTTTTAAGCTACCAATTGTAGTCTGCTTAATAACAACTAAATTTGCATAAAGAATTAAAGTTGTAGTACAAGTAGCAGAATTTCAATAAGATAAAAAATGAAGATTTTTACAACCAATCAAGTTGCAGATATAGATAAATTTACAATTTTAAATGAACCTGTTTCTTCTATTGATTTAATGGAGAGAGCTTCAAAGGAGATTTTCAGGAAAATAACTGAGCTATTCTCAAAAGAAAATGAGTTTGTTGTGTTTTCAGGGCCCGGAAATAATGGTGGAGACGGATTAGCAGTTGCAAGAATGCTGAATGATTCTGATTATAAGGTAAGAGTATATTTAGCAGACATCTCAGGCAATTTTTCAGATGATTGTAAAATTAATCTTGAAAGACTTAAATCTATTAAAGAGATTAAAACGGAAGTTGTAAAAAACATTTCAGAAGTTAATTTTAAAAGTAGCGAGGTAATTATTGATGCTCTTTTTGGAAGTGGTCTTACCAGACAGTTAGATAATTTTGCTGCTGATATTGTTAAATTAATTAATAACTCGGATTGTAAAGTTGTTTCTATTGATTTACCATCTGGGTTATTTGGTGAAGATAATACTCAAAATAATAAAGAAGCAATTGTAAAAGCAAATTTTACTTTAACTCTTCAGTTTCCAAAACTTTCATTTTTCTTCGCAGAAAATAACCGATATACCGGAAAATGGTTTTTATTACCTATCGGACTTCATAAAGAGAAATTAAATTCAGAGAATACAAATTATTATTATATCGATAAAGAGTTTGTAAAAAATATAATAGTCAATAGAGATACATTTTCTCATAAGGGAAGTTATGGTCATGCTTTATTATTTTCAGGAAGTAAGGGAAAAATAGGAGCAACGGTTTTGTCGGCAAGAGCTTGTCTGCGTTCAGGTGTTGGGCTTTTAACCACTCATGTTCCTAAATGCGGATATGAGATTATGCAAACTGCTGTACCCGAATCTATGGTAAGTATGGATAAAAACGAAAATATTATTTCCGAAATACCTGCAATTGAATTATATAATGCTATTGGCGTTGGACCGGGAATTGGCACACAAAAAGAGACAGTAAACTTTATTAAACTTTTATTGCAAAATTGTTCAAAGCCATTGGTGATTGATGCTGACGGGTTAAATATTATTTCAGAAAATAAAGATTTTTTAAGCATATTGCCACATAATACTGTTATAACTCCACATCCTAAAGAATTTGACAGGTTAGTAGGAGACTCCGAAACATTTTATCAAAGGCATTTAAAAGCAATTGAATTTGCCCGGATGTATGATGTGCATGTTGTTCTTAAAGGTGCATTTACTCAAATTATTTCTCCAGATGGAAATTGCTATTTTAATTCAACGGGTAACCCTGGAATGGCTACCGGTGGAAGTGGCGATGTTTTAACAGGAATTATTCTTTCATTTTTAGCTCAGGGATATTCTGCTTTACATGCATCAATATTAGGTGTGTATATACATGGACTAGCCGGAGACCTAGTTGTTGAAGAAAATAGTCAGGAATCATTAATTGCAGGAGATTTAGTAGAAATGCTGGGAAAAGCATTTAATAATCTTCATT
Coding sequences within:
- a CDS encoding TIGR01212 family radical SAM protein (This family includes YhcC from E. coli K-12, an uncharacterized radical SAM protein.), coding for MESEKYNNYSNWIKNKFNERVQKISVDAGFTCPNRDGSKGNGGCIYCDNITFSPNYSSNAKSITQQLNEGIEFFNKKYPSQQYIAYFQNYTNTYSDLNNLKELYLEALSHEKVVGIAVSTRPDCVDNGALELLGELSKKYFVTIEFGVESTSDKTLSLLNRCHSFEDSVKAITKASSIGLRVCVHLIIGLPEENNLQIIEHAKQLSLLPINILKLHQLQVIKGTKLEELFLHNKNLIKIYSVDEYVDLTIDFLEHLSPEIIIERFTSESPLEKVIAPKWGGLKNFEIVDKIRKRLIERNTWQGRLV
- a CDS encoding peptide MFS transporter; the protein is MFKSHPKGLLAAALANMGERFGFYTMMAILVLFLQAKFGLSGTNAGIIYSIFYFSIYILAFVGGLIADKTRNYKGTILTGIVLMAVGYLLIAIPSPTPTPNKTLFLTLTCIGLFVIAFGNGLFKGNLQALVGQMYDNPQYGKMRDSGFSLFYMFINVGAIFAPLAAIGTRNWWLGSHGFKYNADLPSLCHAHLEGTINSDAATSLSEMANKVSATPVTDMTAFANEYLNVFTTGFHYAFGVAIFAMAISLIIYMVNKKSFPNAKKVVTSSTVVDPDAIKMDIKEVKQRLYALFAVFAVVIFFWLSFHQNGLTLTFFAKEYTDLSSMKISLGSLTLQGAEIFQSINPFFVVFLTPIVLALFSWLRRNGKEPSTPKKIAIGMLIAALGFFVMAIGSYYSNLPLHSAINPEEGGVPLAESLKVTPFLLIFTYFILTVAELFISPLGISFVSKVAPPQYQGIMQGGWLGATAIGNSLLFVGAVLYDSIPIWMTWSVFVIACSISMFTMLFMLKWLEKVAK
- a CDS encoding NAD(P)H-hydrate dehydratase; the encoded protein is MKIFTTNQVADIDKFTILNEPVSSIDLMERASKEIFRKITELFSKENEFVVFSGPGNNGGDGLAVARMLNDSDYKVRVYLADISGNFSDDCKINLERLKSIKEIKTEVVKNISEVNFKSSEVIIDALFGSGLTRQLDNFAADIVKLINNSDCKVVSIDLPSGLFGEDNTQNNKEAIVKANFTLTLQFPKLSFFFAENNRYTGKWFLLPIGLHKEKLNSENTNYYYIDKEFVKNIIVNRDTFSHKGSYGHALLFSGSKGKIGATVLSARACLRSGVGLLTTHVPKCGYEIMQTAVPESMVSMDKNENIISEIPAIELYNAIGVGPGIGTQKETVNFIKLLLQNCSKPLVIDADGLNIISENKDFLSILPHNTVITPHPKEFDRLVGDSETFYQRHLKAIEFARMYDVHVVLKGAFTQIISPDGNCYFNSTGNPGMATGGSGDVLTGIILSFLAQGYSALHASILGVYIHGLAGDLVVEENSQESLIAGDLVEMLGKAFNNLHS